A genomic window from Synergistaceae bacterium includes:
- a CDS encoding nucleoside phosphorylase, with protein MEWQSSADTPVMADNLQYHIHCKSGDINKYVLLPGDPGRTDLIAQNWDESKFIAFNREYKSFSGKIAGVPVSTCSTGIGGSSSAIAIEELANLGADTFIRIGTCGAINENINCGDLIICSGAVRHDGTSTNYVELAYPAMADHEIIFALIEACEKLGKKYHVGISCSTASFHAGQARPGFNNFTQSFHREKIKDLTQARVLNFEMEAATIFTLANLYGLRSGAVFTVVADRNKNKFIYSGVDDSIIIANEAVKILAGWDKLKGERKYFYPGLLNQEAK; from the coding sequence ATGGAATGGCAATCAAGTGCTGATACACCCGTAATGGCCGACAATCTTCAATATCATATACACTGCAAAAGCGGCGACATAAATAAATATGTTTTACTGCCCGGCGATCCAGGAAGAACTGATTTAATCGCGCAAAATTGGGACGAATCAAAATTTATAGCTTTCAATCGTGAATATAAATCATTCAGCGGAAAAATTGCGGGCGTTCCCGTCAGCACGTGTTCAACAGGTATAGGTGGCTCATCAAGTGCTATTGCAATCGAAGAACTTGCGAATCTCGGCGCAGATACTTTTATAAGAATAGGCACATGCGGGGCAATCAATGAAAATATTAATTGCGGCGACTTGATAATTTGTTCGGGAGCAGTCAGACACGACGGAACAAGCACAAATTATGTAGAGTTAGCTTATCCGGCAATGGCAGATCACGAAATTATATTTGCACTCATTGAAGCGTGCGAGAAGTTAGGGAAAAAATATCATGTCGGTATATCATGTTCTACTGCATCATTTCACGCAGGGCAGGCAAGACCGGGATTTAACAATTTCACGCAGTCATTTCACCGCGAAAAAATAAAAGATTTGACTCAGGCAAGAGTCCTAAATTTTGAGATGGAGGCAGCTACAATTTTCACACTCGCGAATCTTTACGGGCTAAGGTCGGGAGCAGTCTTCACAGTCGTTGCTGACAGAAACAAGAACAAATTTATTTATTCAGGAGTCGATGACAGTATTATAATTGCTAATGAAGCAGTAAAAATTTTGGCCGGCTGGGATAAATTGAAAGGTGAACGAAAATATTTTTATCCCGGACTATTAAATCAGGAGGCAAAATAA
- the nudC gene encoding NAD(+) diphosphatase, which produces MLVFCKDKILVNGNNYNFSDEYINSHSGIEIINDSRKFPAMWQSITAWIDSSEINLYPDEKLINLRELYHLGGFEAFTCAAGAWEFANWFRNVKICSFCGEKLSPSANDFGRVCPSCKRVFYAPQSPAVIVAVERENKLLLAHNKAWPSDRVSIIAGFVEPGESLENAVTREIREEVGIEVKHIKYFGSQTWPFPNSLMLGFTAEYESGNLHPDGAEIESAGFYTREEINNMNIPDKASIARKLIDNFIATH; this is translated from the coding sequence ATGTTGGTATTCTGCAAAGATAAAATTTTAGTGAACGGCAATAATTATAATTTCAGCGATGAATACATAAATTCTCACTCAGGCATTGAAATAATTAACGACTCCCGAAAATTTCCGGCAATGTGGCAAAGTATAACGGCTTGGATAGATTCTAGCGAGATAAATTTATATCCTGACGAGAAATTAATAAATCTGCGCGAATTATATCATTTAGGAGGCTTTGAGGCGTTTACTTGTGCTGCGGGTGCGTGGGAGTTCGCAAACTGGTTTAGAAACGTAAAAATTTGCTCGTTCTGCGGTGAAAAATTGTCTCCTAGTGCAAACGATTTTGGGAGAGTTTGTCCGTCCTGCAAAAGAGTCTTTTATGCGCCTCAATCGCCTGCTGTAATAGTAGCTGTTGAACGTGAAAATAAATTATTGCTTGCACACAATAAAGCGTGGCCAAGTGATAGAGTGAGTATAATTGCGGGATTTGTTGAACCTGGCGAGTCTCTTGAGAATGCTGTAACGCGTGAGATTCGTGAGGAAGTCGGAATTGAGGTCAAGCACATAAAATATTTTGGCTCACAGACTTGGCCTTTTCCAAATAGTTTAATGCTGGGTTTTACTGCTGAATACGAGTCAGGCAATTTACATCCGGACGGCGCAGAAATTGAGTCAGCAGGCTTTTATACGCGCGAAGAAATTAATAATATGAACATTCCCGATAAAGCGAGCATTGCAAGAAAGTTAATAGATAATTTTATCGCGACTCATTAA